A genomic region of Leptolyngbya sp. NIES-2104 contains the following coding sequences:
- a CDS encoding nicotinate phosphoribosyltransferase, with amino-acid sequence MEDLELVIRPEDYSLLTDLYQLTMTACYVGEKLDQQRASFELSVRRLPKGFGYLIAMGLAQVLEYLEKFQFSEAQISALQTSGIFDHAPEQFWTLLKGSRFEGDVWAVPEGTAVFANEPLLRVEAPLWQAQIAETYLLNTINYQTLVATRAARMRDVAGENATLLEFGTRRAFSPQGSVWAARAALAGGLDATSNVLAALKLGRKPTGTMAHSLVMALNALEGTESQAFTAFHHYFPGAPLLIDTYDTIAAAETLSKQLKAGEIQLAGVRIDSGDLLELSKKVRPLLPEVSIFASGDLDEYRIADLKAKGAQIDGYGLGTQLVTGAPVNGVYKLVEIDGIPVMKEATGKVTYPGRKQIFRQAGVSDRLGLMNEDANGEIPLLQLVFKQGQRIAESETIAQIRDRATKSVQSLPEPARQLENPIAFPVELSHALSELTDRTRQRRHLS; translated from the coding sequence GTGGAAGATCTCGAACTCGTGATTCGTCCAGAAGATTACAGTTTATTGACTGATTTATATCAGTTAACAATGACAGCCTGTTACGTTGGAGAAAAATTAGATCAACAACGGGCAAGTTTTGAACTTTCAGTGCGGCGATTACCGAAAGGATTCGGCTATTTAATCGCGATGGGACTCGCACAAGTTCTGGAATATTTAGAGAAGTTTCAGTTTAGTGAAGCTCAGATTTCAGCGTTACAAACATCGGGCATTTTTGACCATGCACCCGAACAGTTTTGGACACTGTTAAAGGGTTCTCGATTTGAAGGGGATGTTTGGGCAGTCCCAGAAGGAACAGCGGTGTTTGCGAATGAACCGTTGCTGCGGGTGGAGGCTCCTTTGTGGCAAGCGCAGATTGCAGAAACTTACTTGCTCAATACAATTAACTATCAGACGTTGGTGGCGACTCGTGCGGCTCGAATGCGAGATGTAGCAGGCGAAAATGCAACTTTACTAGAGTTTGGAACTCGACGGGCATTTAGTCCCCAGGGGTCAGTTTGGGCGGCTCGTGCAGCGTTGGCGGGTGGATTGGATGCAACCTCGAATGTGTTAGCGGCGTTGAAATTGGGGCGGAAACCGACGGGGACGATGGCACATTCGCTGGTGATGGCATTGAATGCACTGGAAGGCACTGAATCCCAAGCGTTCACCGCATTTCATCACTATTTTCCTGGTGCACCTCTGTTAATTGATACCTATGACACGATCGCAGCAGCAGAAACACTTTCAAAACAACTGAAAGCCGGAGAAATTCAGCTTGCAGGGGTGCGGATCGATTCGGGTGATTTGTTGGAACTGTCGAAGAAAGTACGACCGCTGTTACCCGAAGTTTCGATCTTCGCCAGCGGTGATCTCGATGAATATCGAATTGCAGACTTGAAAGCGAAGGGTGCTCAGATTGATGGCTATGGGTTGGGGACTCAGCTAGTGACGGGTGCACCTGTGAATGGCGTTTATAAATTAGTTGAAATTGATGGAATTCCGGTGATGAAGGAAGCAACCGGGAAAGTAACTTATCCCGGACGTAAGCAGATTTTCAGACAAGCAGGAGTGAGCGATCGCTTAGGACTAATGAACGAAGATGCAAACGGAGAAATTCCTTTATTACAATTAGTTTTCAAGCAGGGACAGCGGATCGCAGAATCAGAGACGATCGCTCAAATTCGCGATCGCGCAACGAAAAGTGTTCAAAGCCTGCCCGAACCCGCTCGACAGTTAGAAAACCCGATTGCTTTTCCAGTCGAACTTTCTCACGCGCTTTCTGAGTTAACCGATCGCACTCGCCAACGGAGACATCTATCATGA
- the rnc gene encoding ribonuclease III produces the protein MTIAYPRRQQELRTLIQRLGISQLDAIDWSLMDLALIHVTYSADRNYEQLEFVGDAVVKLAAAEFLLKTYPDLKVGEFTALRSVLVSDRILAQIADSFGFDRYLLVAPSAKSDPAGRASRLADSLEAVLAALYLSTQNLTLIRSWLDEQFQPLAEEILADPARQNYKAALQNWTQGHQKTLPEYRTQETGNTHNDPHRFVAEVWIQGRCMGQGTGRSRKAAEQAAAQEAFIVLSSQESSL, from the coding sequence ATGACCATCGCCTATCCGCGCCGCCAGCAGGAACTTCGCACCCTCATTCAACGCCTCGGAATTTCGCAACTCGACGCGATCGATTGGAGTCTCATGGATTTGGCGCTGATTCATGTCACGTATTCCGCCGATCGCAATTATGAACAACTCGAATTCGTCGGTGATGCAGTTGTGAAATTAGCAGCGGCAGAATTCTTACTCAAGACTTATCCAGATTTGAAAGTCGGAGAATTTACGGCATTGCGATCGGTCTTAGTCAGCGATCGTATTCTGGCTCAAATTGCGGATTCTTTTGGATTCGATCGCTACCTCCTCGTTGCTCCCAGTGCCAAATCTGATCCCGCTGGACGCGCTTCCCGTCTTGCTGACTCTCTCGAAGCCGTTCTTGCTGCTCTTTATCTCAGCACACAGAATCTCACCTTGATTCGTTCCTGGCTCGACGAGCAGTTCCAACCGCTTGCCGAAGAAATTCTCGCCGATCCCGCCCGTCAAAACTACAAAGCCGCCCTGCAAAACTGGACACAAGGACACCAGAAAACCCTTCCTGAATATCGCACTCAAGAAACCGGGAATACTCACAACGATCCCCATCGCTTTGTTGCAGAAGTCTGGATTCAAGGACGCTGCATGGGACAGGGGACGGGTCGATCGCGTAAAGCTGCCGAGCAAGCAGCCGCACAAGAAGCGTTTATCGTGCTGAGTAGTCAGGAATCATCGCTCTGA
- a CDS encoding Gfo/Idh/MocA family protein, with amino-acid sequence MSSIALFGVGRWGSHLLRNFLQHPEARVVAIVDPSLEQLESVAQRFEFDQRVFLTTQWQDALELSGLEAVAITTPGTTHNELITAALKQNLHVLAAKPLTLSFSESIQLCKLAEQQQRQLIVDHTYLFHPAVIRGREAVRKLGKLRYGCSTRSHLSPVRSDVDALWDLAIHDIAILNFWLGESPCAVEAKGSVWLQEGLADTVWATLTYPSGFQATLHLSWLNPDKQRRSCIVGENGSLIFDELAQDQLTVQWGKFDAQFKPIEQSREILEIPKQEPLQEVCNHFLDCVKHDRASEISSGWLGAELVQILVALSESMRLGKAIDIK; translated from the coding sequence ATGTCATCGATCGCACTTTTCGGCGTTGGACGTTGGGGCAGTCATTTATTACGGAATTTTCTACAGCATCCAGAAGCGCGAGTGGTCGCGATCGTTGATCCGTCTCTAGAACAATTAGAGTCCGTTGCCCAACGATTTGAATTCGATCAGCGCGTGTTTTTGACGACTCAATGGCAAGACGCTTTGGAGTTGAGCGGATTAGAAGCAGTGGCGATTACAACGCCTGGAACCACTCACAATGAACTGATCACAGCCGCACTCAAACAAAATCTTCATGTTCTGGCAGCAAAACCGCTCACTTTAAGCTTTTCCGAGTCGATTCAACTTTGCAAACTTGCAGAACAGCAACAGCGGCAATTGATCGTAGATCATACTTATCTGTTTCATCCTGCGGTGATTCGGGGACGGGAAGCGGTTCGGAAACTTGGCAAGCTGCGGTATGGGTGTTCAACGCGATCGCATCTCAGCCCCGTTCGCTCTGATGTCGATGCTCTCTGGGATTTAGCGATTCACGATATTGCAATTCTGAACTTTTGGTTAGGAGAAAGTCCCTGTGCGGTTGAAGCAAAAGGATCGGTTTGGTTACAGGAAGGTTTAGCTGACACCGTATGGGCAACTTTGACTTATCCGAGCGGCTTTCAGGCAACACTTCATCTCAGTTGGTTGAATCCTGATAAGCAACGTCGATCGTGCATCGTGGGCGAAAATGGCTCTCTAATTTTTGATGAATTGGCACAAGATCAATTAACAGTGCAATGGGGAAAATTCGACGCGCAGTTTAAACCGATCGAGCAAAGTCGAGAAATCCTTGAAATTCCCAAACAAGAACCTTTACAAGAAGTCTGCAATCATTTTCTAGACTGTGTGAAGCACGATCGAGCTTCTGAGATTTCTTCAGGTTGGCTCGGTGCGGAACTTGTGCAAATCTTGGTCGCGTTGTCGGAATCGATGCGATTGGGGAAAGCGATCGACATTAAATAA
- the ureE gene encoding urease accessory protein UreE, which translates to MTPTFTRRIHPKSEPDYILSLTAEERMRSRFLFQSDDGREVYFNLPRGTTLRDGDWLESDEGELLKIQAKPEPVLTVTTSAFLNLLQAAYHLGNRHVPLEITDSYLRLSPDPVLQDLLEHRGLEIKSETAPFQPESGAYGHAH; encoded by the coding sequence GTGACTCCGACTTTCACGCGCCGAATTCATCCGAAATCTGAGCCAGATTACATTTTGTCATTGACGGCTGAAGAAAGGATGCGATCGCGCTTTCTCTTCCAATCCGACGACGGGCGAGAGGTGTACTTCAATTTACCCAGAGGCACAACGCTTCGAGATGGCGACTGGCTAGAATCTGACGAAGGTGAACTTCTCAAAATCCAAGCTAAACCCGAACCTGTTTTAACAGTAACAACTTCAGCATTTCTGAATTTATTACAAGCTGCATACCATTTAGGTAATCGCCACGTACCACTAGAGATCACAGATTCATATTTAAGACTATCACCTGATCCAGTTCTGCAAGACTTACTAGAGCATCGTGGACTAGAAATCAAATCTGAAACTGCACCATTTCAACCTGAATCCGGCGCTTATGGACACGCTCACTAA
- a CDS encoding urease accessory protein UreF, translating into MDTLTNPALLRLLQLASPALPVGAYSYSEGLETLVHTGIVQTVDDLEHWIIQELNYGAARLEAAMLVRSHRATIAQNFDQLLYWNDWFTAARETEELRSQSLQMGGSLIRLFRSLHPDPIPNFEDGCNFAIAFGLVAALWKIDESAALIAYLHSWTTNLVSAGVKLIPLGQTAGQQLLLKLGEVIGENAIADLEDSELESCGWGLSIASMKHETLYSRLFRS; encoded by the coding sequence ATGGACACGCTCACTAATCCAGCATTATTACGTCTATTACAGTTAGCTAGTCCGGCTTTACCTGTCGGAGCCTATAGCTATTCAGAAGGATTAGAAACGTTAGTCCATACAGGTATCGTTCAAACCGTAGATGATTTAGAACATTGGATCATTCAGGAATTGAACTATGGTGCGGCTCGATTAGAAGCAGCAATGTTAGTTCGATCGCATCGCGCCACGATCGCTCAAAATTTCGATCAACTCCTCTACTGGAATGACTGGTTTACCGCCGCACGAGAAACCGAAGAACTCCGATCGCAATCTCTCCAAATGGGCGGTTCCTTGATCCGATTATTCCGATCGCTCCACCCCGATCCGATTCCGAACTTTGAAGATGGCTGTAATTTCGCGATCGCGTTCGGACTCGTCGCCGCACTTTGGAAAATCGATGAATCTGCCGCCCTAATTGCCTATCTCCACAGTTGGACAACGAATCTAGTGAGTGCAGGCGTGAAACTCATTCCGCTCGGACAAACGGCAGGGCAGCAGCTTTTGTTGAAATTGGGTGAGGTGATTGGGGAGAATGCGATCGCTGATCTTGAAGATTCGGAGCTTGAGAGTTGTGGGTGGGGATTGTCGATCGCGAGTATGAAGCATGAAACGCTCTACAGTCGCTTATTCAGAAGTTAG
- a CDS encoding clan AA aspartic protease has translation MISGIVIDRRPIVAIPVFLPNGATFPIEFVVDTGFNAYLCLPPDAVALLQLPFFHDLPINLADNSETSVAVHRAMILWNGEERAVPVFATGQRPLLGTALLDEQELVIQFTENGLVTIDEL, from the coding sequence GTGATTTCTGGAATCGTCATCGATAGACGACCGATCGTTGCAATACCTGTTTTTCTTCCAAACGGTGCAACTTTCCCGATCGAGTTCGTAGTAGACACAGGATTTAACGCTTACCTTTGTTTACCGCCTGATGCGGTTGCCCTACTACAGCTACCATTTTTTCACGATCTCCCGATTAACTTAGCGGATAACAGCGAGACTTCAGTAGCGGTTCATCGAGCCATGATTCTCTGGAATGGAGAAGAACGAGCCGTTCCTGTCTTTGCAACGGGACAGCGACCTTTACTTGGAACGGCTTTACTCGATGAGCAAGAACTGGTGATTCAGTTCACAGAAAATGGATTAGTCACGATCGACGAACTCTAA
- the atpD gene encoding F0F1 ATP synthase subunit beta, translated as MVTTAEKTNIGYITQIIGPVLDVRFPDGKMPRIYNALTISGKTESGQDVSVTCEVQQLLGDNQVRAVAMSSTDGLVRGMEVADSGAPISVPVGTATLGRIFNVLGEPVDNQGPVNNTETSPIHRAAPKLTELETKPSVFETGIKVIDLLTPYRRGGKIGLFGGAGVGKTVIMMELINNIATNHGGVSVFAGVGERTREGNDLYNEMIESGVIKKDNLNESKIALVYGQMNEPPGARMRVGLSGLTMAEYFRDVNKQDVLLFVDNIFRFVQAGSEVSALLGRMPSAVGYQPTLGTDVGDLQERITSTTEGSITSIQAVYVPADDLTDPAPAITFAHLDGTTVLSRGLASKGIYPAVDPLDSTSTMLQPAIVGDDHYDTARNVQSTLQRYKELQDIIAILGLDELSEDDRVTVARARKIERFLSQPFFVAEVFTGSPGKYVSLEKTISGFKKILAGELDDLPEQAFYLVGDIDEAIAKAEKMKAEAK; from the coding sequence ATGGTCACCACCGCAGAGAAAACAAACATCGGTTACATCACGCAAATCATCGGTCCAGTGCTGGACGTGCGATTCCCCGACGGCAAAATGCCCAGAATTTACAACGCCTTGACCATCTCCGGCAAAACCGAATCCGGTCAAGATGTTTCTGTAACCTGCGAAGTGCAACAACTCCTTGGAGACAACCAAGTCCGAGCGGTGGCGATGAGTTCCACCGATGGTCTGGTTCGCGGCATGGAAGTTGCCGATTCAGGCGCACCCATTAGCGTTCCGGTTGGAACTGCAACCTTGGGACGAATCTTCAACGTCTTGGGCGAACCCGTTGATAATCAAGGTCCGGTCAACAACACCGAAACTTCTCCGATTCACCGTGCCGCTCCCAAATTGACCGAACTCGAAACCAAGCCTTCCGTGTTTGAAACCGGAATTAAGGTGATCGACCTGCTGACTCCCTACCGTCGCGGTGGAAAAATTGGTTTGTTCGGTGGTGCGGGTGTGGGTAAAACCGTGATCATGATGGAATTGATCAACAACATCGCAACCAATCACGGCGGTGTGTCGGTGTTCGCAGGTGTGGGTGAGCGCACTCGCGAAGGAAACGACCTTTACAACGAAATGATCGAATCGGGCGTAATCAAAAAGGACAACCTCAACGAGTCCAAGATTGCCTTGGTGTATGGTCAGATGAACGAACCACCGGGAGCGCGGATGCGTGTTGGTCTGTCGGGTTTGACAATGGCAGAATATTTCCGCGATGTGAACAAGCAAGACGTATTGCTGTTCGTGGATAACATCTTCCGATTTGTGCAAGCGGGTTCTGAAGTATCCGCGCTGCTCGGTCGGATGCCTTCTGCGGTGGGATATCAGCCGACTTTGGGGACGGACGTGGGTGACTTGCAAGAGCGAATTACCTCGACGACTGAAGGTTCGATTACTTCGATTCAAGCCGTCTACGTGCCTGCGGATGACTTGACCGACCCTGCTCCGGCAATCACTTTTGCCCACTTGGACGGAACGACGGTACTGTCTCGTGGTTTGGCTTCAAAAGGAATTTATCCGGCAGTAGATCCGCTAGATTCGACCTCGACCATGTTACAGCCCGCGATCGTCGGAGATGATCACTACGACACCGCTCGTAATGTGCAATCCACCCTGCAACGCTACAAAGAACTGCAAGACATTATCGCGATCCTCGGTTTGGATGAATTGTCGGAAGACGATCGTGTAACTGTTGCTCGTGCACGGAAGATTGAGCGCTTTTTGTCGCAGCCGTTCTTCGTGGCAGAAGTCTTCACCGGATCGCCTGGTAAGTATGTGAGCCTGGAAAAAACGATCTCAGGCTTCAAGAAGATTCTTGCAGGTGAACTCGATGATCTGCCAGAGCAAGCATTCTACTTGGTCGGCGATATCGATGAAGCGATCGCGAAAGCTGAAAAAATGAAGGCTGAAGCTAAGTAA
- the atpC gene encoding ATP synthase F1 subunit epsilon has product MALTVRVIAPDKTVWDSSAEEVILPSTTGQLGILSGHAPLLTALETGVLRVRSDKNWVPIAVMGGFAEIEKNEVTILVNGAERGESIDLEAARTAYTEAEAKFAQADQSGSKQEQLQATQALKRARARLQAAGGQA; this is encoded by the coding sequence ATGGCTTTAACGGTTCGCGTCATTGCGCCAGATAAAACAGTCTGGGATTCTTCGGCTGAGGAAGTGATTCTTCCGAGCACTACAGGACAACTTGGTATCTTATCGGGTCACGCTCCTTTATTAACGGCACTCGAAACGGGCGTATTGCGCGTTCGATCGGACAAAAACTGGGTGCCGATCGCGGTCATGGGCGGCTTTGCAGAAATTGAAAAGAACGAAGTGACGATTTTGGTGAATGGAGCGGAGCGCGGCGAATCGATCGATCTCGAAGCGGCTCGCACTGCCTACACCGAAGCCGAAGCGAAGTTCGCTCAAGCGGATCAAAGCGGCTCGAAACAAGAACAATTGCAGGCAACTCAAGCTCTAAAACGCGCTCGTGCCCGTCTTCAGGCGGCTGGCGGTCAGGCTTAG
- a CDS encoding Uma2 family endonuclease, with the protein MTSFLSQLNYDPDTIYPESDGNPMTESDPTRDYLVYSVEALNLYFQNRPDVYVSGNLFVYYERGVPDAVVSPDVFVIFGVEKKQRRTYKAWEEGNQLPSFVLEVTSKTTRGNDEQDKPQKYVRMGVSEYFQYDPTGDYLNPPLKGSRLVENRYELIPLTTLPDGSLSLYSQSLGLELRVTDGKLRYYEPQTETKLLTHAETDQARQEAEQARQEAEQARQEAEQARQEAEQARQEAEQARYEAISRLAEMGLSVEQIAIALNLSIDQVRQFTQ; encoded by the coding sequence ATGACTTCTTTCTTAAGCCAGCTCAATTACGACCCTGACACGATTTACCCGGAGTCCGATGGCAATCCCATGACAGAGAGCGATCCAACCCGCGATTATTTGGTCTACAGCGTGGAAGCGCTCAATCTTTATTTTCAGAATCGACCTGATGTTTACGTTTCAGGCAATCTCTTTGTGTATTACGAACGAGGTGTCCCGGATGCGGTTGTCTCTCCAGACGTATTTGTCATTTTTGGAGTTGAGAAGAAGCAACGCCGCACGTACAAAGCTTGGGAAGAAGGGAATCAACTTCCTTCATTTGTTCTAGAAGTCACTTCCAAAACGACTCGTGGGAACGACGAACAAGATAAACCCCAGAAATATGTACGCATGGGCGTATCAGAGTATTTTCAATACGATCCAACCGGAGATTATCTAAACCCGCCGCTGAAAGGTTCGCGTTTGGTAGAGAACCGATACGAGTTGATTCCGCTCACGACTTTACCCGATGGCAGTTTGTCGCTTTACAGCCAGAGTTTAGGTCTTGAATTAAGGGTAACGGATGGGAAGTTGCGATATTACGAGCCGCAAACTGAGACGAAACTTTTGACTCACGCTGAAACGGATCAAGCACGACAGGAGGCAGAACAGGCACGGCAAGAAGCAGAACAAGCACGACAGGAAGCAGAACAGGCACGACAGGAAGCAGAACAGGCACGACAAGAAGCAGAACAAGCGCGATACGAGGCAATTTCTCGTTTAGCAGAAATGGGGCTGAGTGTTGAGCAGATTGCGATCGCGCTCAATTTATCGATCGACCAAGTAAGACAATTTACGCAATAA
- a CDS encoding carbonic anhydrase, which yields MRLNEMRSHRSTLLEIDLMTRTHGFIGRRSFLTGMGGLGIATAAGSNLIWQPEEALAQSPTTPKPKPVSPEAALKLLLEGNQRFVDGKRQNPHQSRLRLQEVAVAQYPFASILGCADSRVPAEIVFDQGLGDLFVVRVAGNVASQTAIGSLEFSTAVLGSQLIVVVGHSRCGAVVAAAKGDPLPGRIGVFVEEIKPAVARVRAKTGNLEENSIIANVQYQAQKLAESSTILAGLLKEGKLKIVGGRYDLASGKFIIVT from the coding sequence ATGCGTCTCAATGAAATGCGATCGCATCGATCGACATTGTTGGAGATTGATTTGATGACTCGAACACATGGCTTTATTGGACGGCGATCGTTCCTCACAGGAATGGGAGGACTTGGAATTGCCACAGCAGCAGGAAGTAATTTAATTTGGCAACCAGAAGAAGCTTTAGCACAAAGCCCAACTACGCCCAAACCTAAACCTGTTAGCCCTGAAGCAGCATTGAAGCTCTTACTGGAAGGCAATCAGCGCTTTGTAGATGGTAAGCGTCAAAACCCGCATCAGTCTCGCTTACGCCTTCAAGAAGTTGCTGTTGCTCAATATCCTTTTGCATCAATTTTGGGCTGTGCAGATTCGAGAGTTCCGGCTGAGATCGTGTTTGACCAGGGCTTAGGGGATTTGTTCGTGGTTCGAGTTGCAGGGAATGTTGCAAGTCAAACCGCGATCGGAAGTCTGGAATTTTCGACTGCTGTGTTAGGTTCGCAGTTGATTGTGGTTGTCGGACATAGCCGCTGCGGTGCAGTGGTGGCAGCCGCAAAAGGCGATCCATTGCCGGGGCGAATCGGTGTGTTTGTGGAAGAGATTAAGCCTGCGGTGGCTCGTGTGAGAGCAAAAACAGGCAATTTAGAAGAGAACTCAATTATCGCGAATGTTCAGTATCAAGCTCAGAAACTTGCAGAGAGTTCGACGATTTTGGCTGGCTTGCTCAAGGAAGGAAAGCTCAAAATTGTGGGTGGACGCTACGACTTGGCAAGCGGAAAGTTCATTATCGTGACCTAA
- a CDS encoding tetratricopeptide repeat protein, with protein sequence MLRFDFFKQITEQADSWKTITPLLAVIVTLLGIILVNIVLPWLNHRQQRLKQKRHREIPSGDFPFEIIQPNSNSVLEQLMPGSNRNGPLADEKDPLADANIPYLQRQPDRNVRQELERAFEEKPWVLILGRTGLGKTREATQLAKVLNDEGWTILNLADKSEEWLDEPRKFPSELHPNSKLLFFLDDLNRWVHPGNPREIPKDADDPAQPLRVPVQERLLRTIAFFERECRNEVRVIATARNESDRHPDRPHELSEIEKLQLDKYSDFWKRFRQYELEAPSDEAIVQLLSDRVTAAHLRAKTEEFSQIARKNDGTFRNIVENLRTAKNQESVVSIEGLSETLDRTWRLRYNNAVKRYRESQYVYDAIEVLRIMNLRLIPLQVLATAELFIRQRGIKRISKMIGLCSALGFLIESEKILKPRDGQIEAKGHQVDVEQYIPLALKRLASVGKTTYPQVFLVSEFFNCGYALRELKRYEDANTSFNEILKCKPRDCDTWWYRGMAFAALERYEEAITSFDKAIKYKSDDHYAWYFRGMALAALERYEEAIASFDEAIKHKSDYHQAWNSRGNALIKLNCYDEAIASYDQAVSHKPNYHVAWFNKARCYALQNNVELAIENLRTSFILNAEQRQRAKINSAFDIIRSDDRFQALINEHQNE encoded by the coding sequence ATGCTTAGATTCGATTTCTTCAAGCAGATTACGGAGCAAGCAGATTCCTGGAAAACTATCACACCGTTGCTTGCTGTCATTGTTACTCTTCTTGGGATTATTTTAGTTAATATTGTGTTGCCTTGGCTAAACCATCGACAGCAACGATTGAAACAGAAGCGACATCGTGAAATTCCCTCTGGTGATTTTCCGTTTGAAATCATTCAACCTAATAGTAATAGCGTTCTAGAACAACTCATGCCAGGAAGTAACAGGAACGGTCCTCTGGCAGACGAGAAAGATCCTCTGGCAGACGCAAACATTCCTTACTTACAGCGACAGCCCGATCGTAATGTTCGCCAAGAACTAGAACGTGCCTTTGAAGAGAAACCGTGGGTCTTAATTTTAGGGCGGACAGGATTGGGAAAAACGCGGGAAGCCACACAATTAGCGAAGGTACTAAACGACGAAGGATGGACGATTCTGAATTTAGCTGATAAGTCTGAAGAATGGCTGGATGAGCCTCGGAAATTTCCGTCCGAACTTCATCCAAATTCAAAACTGTTATTTTTCTTAGATGATCTTAATCGCTGGGTTCATCCGGGCAATCCGCGAGAAATTCCGAAAGATGCAGATGATCCGGCTCAACCGTTGAGAGTGCCAGTACAAGAGCGCTTGCTGAGAACGATCGCATTTTTTGAGCGCGAATGCCGTAATGAGGTGCGGGTGATTGCAACAGCACGAAATGAAAGCGATCGTCATCCTGATCGACCACATGAACTGAGCGAAATCGAGAAATTGCAGTTGGACAAGTACTCTGATTTCTGGAAGCGGTTTCGTCAATATGAACTTGAAGCACCTTCGGATGAGGCGATCGTGCAGTTATTAAGCGATCGTGTTACGGCAGCACATCTGAGAGCTAAGACCGAAGAGTTTTCGCAAATTGCACGCAAAAATGATGGAACGTTTCGCAATATTGTTGAAAACCTACGCACGGCTAAGAATCAAGAATCAGTTGTGAGTATAGAAGGACTTTCTGAAACGCTTGATCGAACGTGGCGGCTGCGGTACAACAATGCTGTAAAACGCTATCGGGAATCCCAATATGTTTATGATGCTATCGAAGTGCTGCGAATAATGAATTTAAGGCTAATACCATTACAGGTCTTAGCAACGGCAGAACTGTTTATTCGCCAACGCGGTATCAAACGGATATCGAAAATGATAGGGCTTTGTTCGGCATTAGGATTCCTAATTGAATCCGAGAAGATTCTGAAGCCGAGGGATGGACAGATTGAAGCAAAGGGTCATCAAGTTGACGTAGAGCAATATATTCCTTTAGCGTTGAAGAGACTTGCTAGTGTTGGTAAAACGACGTATCCCCAAGTATTTCTAGTCTCCGAATTCTTTAATTGTGGCTATGCTCTTAGAGAACTGAAACGTTACGAGGATGCAAACACTAGTTTCAATGAAATACTCAAATGTAAACCGCGAGACTGTGACACTTGGTGGTACCGCGGAATGGCATTCGCGGCATTAGAACGTTACGAGGAAGCAATTACGAGTTTTGACAAAGCCATTAAATACAAATCCGATGACCACTATGCGTGGTATTTTCGCGGAATGGCACTCGCGGCATTAGAACGTTACGAGGAAGCAATTGCAAGTTTTGATGAAGCCATTAAACACAAATCTGATTATCACCAAGCTTGGAATAGTCGCGGTAATGCACTTATCAAGCTGAACTGTTACGACGAGGCAATCGCAAGTTATGATCAGGCAGTTAGTCACAAACCCAACTATCACGTAGCCTGGTTTAACAAAGCTCGTTGCTATGCTTTGCAAAATAACGTTGAGTTAGCTATTGAAAATCTCAGGACATCTTTTATTCTTAATGCAGAACAGCGACAACGGGCAAAAATAAATTCAGCTTTCGACATTATTCGCAGCGACGATCGCTTTCAAGCATTAATCAACGAGCATCAAAATGAATGA
- a CDS encoding helix-turn-helix transcriptional regulator — translation MSRTSLFRVRIRELAKEQNLKLKEIADRSGVNYNTVKSYARTDEMSMADVVALIKIARVLGVSVEELVEILEE, via the coding sequence GTGTCAAGAACGAGTTTGTTTCGTGTGCGAATCCGCGAATTAGCTAAGGAACAGAATTTGAAGCTGAAAGAAATCGCTGATCGCTCAGGCGTAAATTACAACACCGTTAAAAGCTATGCCCGTACTGATGAGATGTCGATGGCGGATGTCGTAGCGCTGATCAAGATTGCGCGTGTGTTGGGGGTCAGTGTTGAAGAACTCGTCGAGATTCTTGAAGAATGA